The following proteins are co-located in the Microcystis wesenbergii NRERC-220 genome:
- a CDS encoding GIY-YIG nuclease family protein translates to METGVIYKVQNLENERAYIGCTRNFPQRIGQHLLLSSIGDESLRFYPELKKYPEKFYFQILESGVTLCRLRERESYWINKLNSIECGYNECLYSGNEKISLIQVNEIKLILKTEKTKFSVIAEFFNIDASTISDINCGKAWYDPSITYPIRRSTVKRKKLSIDQLRLIHELLSDINISFSEIAAMFGWESESVIRKINAGTYSVKILDDNSYPIRSIDSRKGSRR, encoded by the coding sequence ATGGAGACTGGCGTTATTTACAAAGTGCAGAACCTTGAAAACGAAAGAGCATATATTGGGTGTACCCGAAATTTTCCACAAAGGATAGGTCAACACTTGTTGCTATCAAGTATTGGAGACGAATCATTGAGATTTTACCCAGAGTTAAAAAAGTATCCTGAAAAATTTTACTTTCAGATACTAGAGTCTGGAGTAACTCTTTGTCGATTAAGGGAAAGAGAAAGTTATTGGATAAACAAGCTTAACTCTATTGAGTGCGGGTATAACGAATGTCTGTATAGTGGGAATGAAAAAATTTCTTTGATACAAGTCAATGAAATAAAGCTAATCCTCAAGACAGAGAAAACTAAGTTTTCCGTTATTGCAGAGTTTTTTAATATTGATGCCTCTACTATATCTGACATCAATTGCGGAAAAGCTTGGTACGATCCATCAATAACCTATCCAATCAGACGCAGCACTGTAAAACGAAAAAAACTCTCTATAGATCAGTTAAGGTTAATTCATGAACTGCTGTCTGACATAAATATCTCTTTCTCTGAGATAGCCGCAATGTTCGGATGGGAATCAGAATCTGTTATCAGAAAGATTAACGCAGGAACTTACTCTGTAAAAATCTTGGATGATAATAGTTATCCAATACGCTCTATCGATTCAAGAAAAGGTTCAAGGAGATAA
- a CDS encoding NAD(+) kinase, which translates to MQLKQVIIAHKANHPQSKAWAEKCAKQLEARQCKVLMGPSGFKDNPYPVFLASASGKIDLAIVLGGDGTILAAARYLAHEDIPILAVNVGGHLGFLTEPFEIFQDTETVWERLQSDHYAVQQRMMLTARIYEGDKRNPQPVSEAFYALNEMCVKPASIDRMPTSILEIEVDGEIVDQYQGDGLLVATPTGSTCYTASANGPIIHPGMEAIAVTPICPLSLSSRPIVIPPASLVSIWPLGDYELNTKLWMDGALATSIWPGQWVGVTKAEKFAQFIILRESYSFYQTLQEKLQWAGARIHYDGNRHN; encoded by the coding sequence GTGCAGTTAAAACAAGTAATCATCGCTCACAAGGCCAACCATCCCCAAAGTAAAGCATGGGCGGAAAAATGCGCTAAACAGTTAGAAGCCCGTCAGTGTAAAGTTTTAATGGGACCCAGTGGCTTTAAAGATAATCCCTATCCAGTATTTTTAGCCTCAGCATCGGGAAAAATCGACCTCGCCATCGTTTTAGGCGGAGATGGAACCATTTTAGCCGCCGCTCGCTATTTAGCTCACGAAGACATTCCGATTTTAGCGGTGAATGTCGGCGGCCATCTGGGATTTTTAACGGAACCTTTTGAGATTTTCCAAGATACGGAGACGGTCTGGGAGCGTTTACAATCCGATCACTATGCGGTACAACAACGGATGATGTTAACGGCCAGAATCTATGAAGGGGATAAAAGGAACCCGCAGCCAGTGAGCGAGGCATTTTATGCCCTGAATGAGATGTGTGTGAAACCCGCTAGTATCGATAGGATGCCCACCTCGATCCTCGAAATCGAAGTGGACGGGGAAATAGTAGATCAGTACCAAGGAGACGGCCTATTAGTGGCCACTCCCACGGGGTCCACCTGTTACACCGCTTCCGCTAATGGTCCGATTATACACCCCGGCATGGAAGCGATCGCTGTCACCCCGATTTGTCCCTTGAGTCTCTCCAGTCGGCCGATTGTCATTCCCCCGGCATCTCTGGTCAGTATTTGGCCCCTGGGAGACTACGAATTAAATACTAAACTCTGGATGGATGGTGCTTTAGCCACTTCCATTTGGCCCGGGCAATGGGTGGGAGTTACCAAAGCCGAAAAATTCGCCCAATTTATTATCCTGCGGGAAAGCTATTCTTTTTATCAGACTCTACAGGAAAAATTACAATGGGCCGGGGCGAGAATTCATTATGATGGCAATCGTCATAATTAG
- a CDS encoding phycobiliprotein lyase, with amino-acid sequence MTLIQTAQLSLETSALAFFKQTEGRWQSQRRYYTLTQETEPQEVISAIEIKYLPQGSEPLIQLARLHNLEDIALLGGTEVTWQSNYLRPQSKKPSNGSTIFGILDNILYRDRGFATDKPVSAIYTFPNPSTLCLRTEYAGSVFEEEIKLIGQQYRTRQTIISRAGQELMIGQYLEKRVN; translated from the coding sequence ATGACATTAATTCAAACCGCCCAATTATCGCTGGAAACCTCGGCTTTAGCCTTTTTTAAGCAGACAGAAGGACGCTGGCAATCCCAGAGACGTTATTACACCCTCACCCAAGAAACGGAACCCCAAGAAGTTATCAGCGCCATCGAGATTAAATATTTACCCCAAGGCAGCGAACCATTAATTCAACTTGCCCGTTTACATAATCTGGAAGATATAGCTTTATTAGGTGGCACGGAAGTGACTTGGCAAAGTAATTATCTCCGTCCCCAGAGTAAAAAACCCTCCAACGGTTCCACTATATTCGGTATTTTAGATAATATTCTCTATCGCGATCGGGGATTTGCGACGGATAAACCCGTTAGTGCCATTTATACCTTTCCTAACCCCTCTACTCTCTGTCTGAGAACAGAATACGCCGGTTCTGTCTTTGAAGAAGAAATTAAACTCATCGGTCAACAATATCGCACCCGACAAACTATTATCTCTCGCGCCGGTCAAGAATTGATGATCGGTCAATATCTAGAAAAACGGGTCAATTAG
- the thiC gene encoding phosphomethylpyrimidine synthase encodes MRQEWVAPRRGQANVSQMHYARQGIITEEMTYVAKRENLSPELIRGEIARGRLIIPANINHLNLEPMAIGIASKCKVNANIGASPNSSNINEELEKLHLAVKYGADTVMDLSTGGGNLDEIRTAIINASPVPIGTVPIYQAVESVHGNIEKLTAEDFLHIIEKHAGQGVDYMTIHAGILIEHLPLVKTRLTGIVSRGGGIIAKWMLHHHKQNPLYTHFDEIIEIFKRYDVSFSLGDSLRPGCTHDASDAAQLAELKTLGQLTRRAWEHDVQVMVEGPGHVPMDQIEFNVKKQMEECSEAPFYVLGPLVTDIAPGYDHITSAIGAALAGWYGTAMLCYVTPKEHLGLPNAEDVRNGLIAYKIAAHAADIARHRPGSRDRDDELSIARYNFDWNRQFQLSLDPDRAKEYHDETLPADIYKTAEFCSMCGPKFCPMQTKVDADAITELEKFLASQNQDNLTPV; translated from the coding sequence ATGAGACAAGAATGGGTTGCCCCCCGGCGCGGACAAGCAAATGTATCGCAAATGCACTACGCCCGTCAGGGGATAATTACCGAAGAGATGACGTATGTGGCAAAACGGGAAAATCTCTCTCCCGAATTGATTCGCGGCGAAATTGCCCGGGGAAGACTGATTATTCCCGCTAATATCAATCACCTCAACCTCGAACCCATGGCGATCGGTATTGCTTCTAAGTGTAAAGTTAATGCTAATATCGGGGCTTCGCCTAACTCCTCGAATATTAACGAAGAACTGGAAAAATTACACCTAGCGGTTAAATACGGCGCGGATACGGTGATGGATCTCTCCACGGGTGGCGGTAATTTGGACGAAATTCGCACTGCGATTATCAATGCTTCTCCTGTCCCCATCGGTACTGTACCCATCTATCAAGCGGTGGAAAGCGTTCACGGCAATATTGAAAAACTAACCGCCGAAGATTTCCTCCATATTATCGAAAAACACGCCGGGCAAGGGGTAGACTACATGACGATTCACGCGGGAATCCTCATCGAACACCTGCCTTTAGTCAAAACCCGTCTGACCGGGATTGTCTCCCGGGGGGGTGGTATTATTGCTAAGTGGATGTTACACCACCACAAGCAAAATCCTCTCTATACCCATTTCGATGAAATTATCGAGATTTTCAAGCGTTATGACGTTTCTTTTAGTCTCGGTGACTCCCTGCGTCCCGGTTGTACCCACGATGCTTCCGATGCAGCCCAATTAGCGGAATTGAAAACCCTCGGCCAACTGACGCGTCGCGCTTGGGAACACGATGTACAGGTGATGGTGGAAGGACCGGGCCATGTTCCCATGGACCAAATTGAGTTTAATGTGAAAAAACAAATGGAGGAGTGTAGCGAAGCACCTTTCTATGTTCTTGGTCCCCTTGTCACCGATATTGCTCCAGGGTACGATCATATCACTTCGGCGATCGGGGCGGCTCTGGCGGGTTGGTACGGGACGGCGATGTTGTGTTATGTCACCCCGAAAGAACATCTCGGTTTACCCAACGCTGAAGATGTGCGAAATGGCTTAATTGCCTACAAAATAGCGGCTCATGCGGCAGATATCGCCCGTCATCGTCCCGGGTCGCGCGATCGTGACGATGAACTCTCCATTGCTCGTTATAATTTCGATTGGAATCGTCAATTTCAGTTATCCTTGGATCCCGATCGCGCTAAGGAATACCACGATGAGACTTTACCCGCAGATATCTATAAGACTGCGGAGTTTTGTTCGATGTGTGGACCGAAATTCTGTCCCATGCAAACTAAGGTAGATGCCGATGCAATTACGGAATTAGAGAAGTTTCTCGCTAGTCAGAATCAAGACAATTTAACCCCAGTTTAA
- the glnA gene encoding type I glutamate--ammonia ligase, with the protein MPETPQEVLKMIQDNNIKIIDLKFIDMPGIWQHCSFYYDQIDESSFSDGVAFDGSSIRGWKAINESDMAMVPDPTTAWIDPFYKEPTLSMICSIKEPRTGEWYSRDPRSIAQKAIDYLSTTGLGDTVYFGPEAEFFLFDSARFDQTANSGYYYMDSVEGRWNSGKDEKDGNLAYKPAYKQGYFPVSPTDTSQDIRTEMLLTMADCGVPIEKHHHEVATGGQNELGIKFSTLVRAADYLMTYKYCIKNVAKKYGKTVTFMPKPIFGDNGSGMHVHQSIWKDGQPLFAGDKYAGLSQMALHYIGGLLRHAPALLALTNPTTNSYKRLVPGFEAPVNLAYSQGNRSASIRIPLSGSNPKAKRLEFRCPDATSNPYLAFAAMLCAGIDGIKNQIEPGEPLDVDIYELSPEELSKIPSTPGSLEAALESLEKDHAFLTDSGVFTEDFIQNWITYKLDNEVNPMRLRPHPYEFSLYYDV; encoded by the coding sequence ATGCCCGAAACGCCACAAGAAGTCTTGAAAATGATTCAGGACAACAATATTAAGATTATTGACCTAAAATTTATTGATATGCCCGGTATCTGGCAACACTGCTCGTTCTACTACGATCAAATCGATGAAAGCTCTTTCAGCGATGGTGTTGCCTTCGATGGTTCCAGTATTCGCGGTTGGAAAGCAATTAACGAATCCGATATGGCCATGGTTCCCGATCCTACCACCGCTTGGATCGATCCCTTCTACAAGGAACCTACCCTAAGCATGATCTGTAGCATCAAAGAACCGAGAACCGGTGAATGGTATAGCCGCGATCCTCGCTCTATTGCTCAGAAAGCGATCGATTATCTTAGCACTACCGGTTTAGGTGATACCGTATATTTTGGACCGGAAGCAGAATTTTTCCTTTTTGATAGCGCTCGTTTTGACCAAACCGCCAACTCCGGCTATTACTACATGGATAGTGTCGAAGGTCGTTGGAATAGCGGTAAAGACGAAAAGGACGGAAATCTTGCCTATAAACCCGCCTACAAACAGGGTTATTTCCCCGTTAGTCCCACCGATACCTCTCAAGACATTCGCACGGAAATGCTCTTAACCATGGCCGACTGCGGAGTTCCCATCGAAAAACATCACCATGAAGTCGCTACTGGTGGTCAAAACGAGCTAGGGATTAAATTCTCTACCCTAGTACGGGCTGCCGACTACTTGATGACCTATAAATACTGCATCAAGAACGTGGCCAAGAAATACGGTAAAACCGTCACCTTTATGCCTAAACCCATCTTTGGCGATAATGGTTCCGGGATGCACGTTCACCAGTCTATCTGGAAAGATGGTCAACCCCTGTTCGCTGGGGATAAATACGCCGGACTTAGTCAAATGGCACTGCACTACATCGGTGGTTTGCTTAGACACGCTCCCGCGCTCTTAGCTTTAACTAACCCCACCACCAACTCTTACAAGCGTCTCGTCCCCGGTTTTGAGGCCCCTGTAAACCTGGCCTACTCCCAAGGTAATCGCTCCGCTTCGATTCGGATTCCTTTATCGGGAAGCAACCCGAAAGCCAAACGTTTAGAATTCCGTTGTCCTGATGCCACTTCTAACCCCTACCTCGCTTTTGCCGCCATGCTCTGTGCCGGTATCGATGGGATTAAAAATCAAATTGAACCAGGGGAACCTCTCGATGTGGATATCTACGAACTCAGCCCCGAAGAATTGTCAAAAATACCCTCTACCCCCGGTTCTCTAGAAGCAGCTCTGGAAAGTCTCGAAAAAGATCACGCTTTCTTGACCGATTCTGGTGTTTTTACCGAAGACTTTATCCAAAACTGGATCACCTACAAACTCGATAACGAAGTTAACCCGATGCGCTTACGTCCCCACCCCTACGAGTTCTCTCTCTACTACGATGTCTAA